In one Zalophus californianus isolate mZalCal1 chromosome 10, mZalCal1.pri.v2, whole genome shotgun sequence genomic region, the following are encoded:
- the LOC113933391 gene encoding coiled-coil-helix-coiled-coil-helix domain-containing protein 2 produces MPRGSRSHTSRMAPPASRAPQMRAWAPRPAPAAQPPATAPPAAVGSPAAAPRQPGLMAQMATTAAGVAVGSAVGHTIGHAITGGFSGGGNAEPSRPDITYQEPQGTQPAYQEQQQFGPCHYEMKQFLQCAQNQGDLKLCEGFSEVLKQCRFANGLA; encoded by the coding sequence ATGCCGCGTGGAAGTCGGAGCCACACCTCCCGCATGGCCCCTCCGGCCAGCCGGGCACCTCAGATGAGAGCGTGGGCACCTAGACCAGCGCCAGCAGCTCAGCCTCCAGCAACGGCTCCACCAGCTGCTGTTGGCTCACCTGCTGCTGCGCCCCGGCAGCCAGGGCTCATGGCCCAGATGGCAACCACTGCAGCTGGCGTGGCTGTGGGCTCTGCTGTCGGGCACACGATAGGTCATGCCATCACTGGGGGCTTCAGTGGAGGAGGCAATGCTGAGCCTTCAAGGCCTGACATCACTTACCAGGAGCCTCAGGGAACCCAGCCGGCATACCAGGAGCAGCAGCAGTTTGGCCCATGCCACTATGAGATGAAACAGTTTCTGCAGTGTGCCCAGAACCAGGGTGACCTGAAGCTTTGTGAAGGTTTCAGCGAGGTGCTGAAACAGTGCAGATTTGCAAATGGATTAGCCTAA